One genomic window of Actinoplanes lobatus includes the following:
- a CDS encoding bifunctional metallophosphatase/5'-nucleotidase, whose amino-acid sequence MTLPTGVSRRSVLAASAAATVAAPLVSSSGAQAGGTAVEKTYRLTVLGTSDTHGNVYNWDYYKDAEYDDSAHNDVGVAKLAALVNKLRAEATGPVLVLDAGDTIQGTPLATYYAKQEPITSTGEKHPMARAMNVLHYDAVTLGNHEFNYGLPLLNLWIRQLGFPALAANAISVKTGRPAFTPYVIKKVSLGRHAPTLRVGILGLTNPGSAIWDRANVEGKLEFADMIATAAKWVPIMRARGADVVLISAHGGDSGTSSYGPELPNENPTALIAEQVPGIDAILFGHAHREVPQRFVANLKTGEQVLLSEPSKWGQRLTKMDFDITRVKGQWKITTKAATSLNTNTVEADPKVLAAVRRQHEKTVTYVNQVVAASTVELSAATSRYEDTPILDYINKVQTDTVTAALAGSEYASLPVLSIAAPFSRTAVFPQGDVKIKDVAGLYIYDNTLEAVVLTGAEVKAYLEYSAKYFVTHAAGAPVNPETINDPAVPDYNYDVLSGVDYDIDISRPVGSRITRLQIGGVDVAADARFVVAVNNYRRSGGGSFPGIVKTQVYNAQQEIRQLLIDWAQAKGRIDPADFSVRNWQLVREGVPVF is encoded by the coding sequence ATGACCCTTCCCACCGGCGTCTCGCGGCGGAGCGTCCTCGCCGCGTCGGCAGCCGCCACCGTCGCCGCGCCGCTCGTCTCCTCGTCAGGCGCGCAGGCCGGCGGCACGGCCGTGGAGAAGACCTACCGGCTCACCGTTCTGGGCACGTCGGACACCCACGGCAACGTCTACAACTGGGACTACTACAAGGACGCGGAGTACGACGACAGCGCCCACAACGACGTCGGCGTGGCCAAGCTGGCCGCGCTGGTGAACAAGCTGCGCGCCGAGGCGACCGGCCCGGTGCTGGTGCTGGACGCCGGCGACACCATCCAGGGCACCCCGCTGGCCACCTACTACGCCAAGCAGGAGCCGATCACCTCGACCGGTGAGAAGCACCCGATGGCCCGCGCCATGAACGTGCTGCACTACGACGCCGTCACGCTGGGCAACCACGAGTTCAACTACGGCCTCCCGCTGCTGAACCTGTGGATCCGGCAGCTCGGCTTCCCGGCCCTGGCCGCCAACGCGATCAGTGTGAAGACCGGAAGGCCGGCGTTCACGCCGTACGTCATCAAGAAGGTCTCGCTCGGCCGGCACGCGCCCACCCTGCGCGTCGGCATCCTGGGTCTCACCAACCCCGGCTCGGCGATCTGGGACCGGGCCAACGTCGAGGGCAAGCTCGAGTTCGCCGACATGATCGCCACGGCCGCCAAGTGGGTGCCGATCATGCGGGCCCGCGGCGCCGACGTCGTGCTGATCTCCGCGCACGGCGGCGACAGCGGCACCTCCAGCTACGGCCCTGAGCTGCCGAACGAGAACCCGACCGCGCTGATCGCCGAGCAGGTGCCCGGCATCGACGCGATCCTCTTCGGCCACGCGCACCGCGAGGTGCCGCAGCGGTTCGTCGCCAACCTGAAGACCGGCGAGCAGGTGCTGCTCTCCGAGCCGTCGAAGTGGGGCCAGCGGCTCACGAAGATGGACTTCGACATCACCCGCGTCAAGGGCCAGTGGAAGATCACCACGAAGGCCGCGACGTCGCTGAACACCAACACCGTCGAGGCCGACCCGAAGGTCCTCGCCGCGGTGCGCAGGCAGCACGAGAAGACGGTGACCTACGTCAACCAGGTCGTCGCCGCCTCGACGGTGGAGCTGTCCGCCGCCACCAGCCGGTACGAGGACACCCCGATCCTCGACTACATCAACAAGGTGCAGACCGACACCGTCACGGCGGCGCTGGCCGGTTCCGAGTACGCGAGCCTGCCGGTCCTGTCGATCGCCGCGCCGTTCAGCCGGACCGCGGTGTTCCCGCAGGGCGACGTCAAGATCAAGGACGTGGCCGGGCTCTACATCTACGACAACACCCTGGAAGCGGTCGTGCTGACCGGCGCCGAGGTGAAGGCGTACCTGGAGTACTCGGCGAAGTACTTCGTCACGCACGCGGCCGGTGCCCCGGTGAACCCGGAGACGATCAACGACCCGGCCGTGCCTGACTACAACTACGACGTGCTCTCCGGCGTCGACTACGACATCGACATCAGCAGGCCGGTCGGCAGCCGGATCACCCGCCTCCAGATCGGTGGGGTGGACGTCGCCGCCGACGCGCGGTTCGTGGTCGCGGTCAACAACTACCGGCGCTCCGGCGGCGGCAGCTTCCCGGGCATCGTGAAGACCCAGGTCTACAACGCGCAGCAGGAGATCCGCCAGCTGCTCATCGACTGGGCGCAGGCCAAGGGCCGGATCGACCCGGCCGACTTCTCGGTGCGGAACTGGCAGCTCGTCCGCGAGGGCGTGCCGGTCTTCTGA
- a CDS encoding serine/threonine-protein kinase produces the protein MLNAGNLLDNRYRLDERVATGGMGDVWRGTDVVLGRTVAVKVLRTAMLEDPEFAARFYGEARMMAAFRHPGVVEVYDYASDGDYEGPEKVAYLVMAFVEGEPLSARVKEGPLGVAETMSIVAQAADALHAAHENGIVHRDVKPGNLIVKPSGAVILVDFGVARSNAMTSVTGLNAIVGTALYMAPEQVAKGNLTPATDIYALGAVAYHCIAGVPPFDGDNALQVALRHLEDDAEPLPDHVPYEVRDLIARAMAKQPADRFQSAAEFAEAAFAVAGPMDWKRLTGTTLAAPISPAARMGTGQFPVTRMGTGQFPTAPISPATPRPAPMQRAVPAPVPFSRPGSKAAQPPAQRLLMFAILALFLVAGGIGVAFAFKSDPPAQGSTGKQNQGNQADPILPPPPSAEDSPSAVETSETSSRPNKTKKTSSSRSASPSAASPSASSSSPDPTDPTTTPSTTPPTTPPTTPPTTPTTDPVTDPPVNPGG, from the coding sequence GTGCTCAACGCGGGAAACCTCCTGGACAACCGTTACCGGTTGGACGAGCGCGTCGCCACCGGCGGGATGGGCGACGTCTGGCGCGGCACCGACGTCGTGCTGGGCCGGACCGTCGCGGTCAAGGTGCTGCGCACCGCGATGCTGGAGGACCCGGAGTTCGCCGCCCGCTTCTACGGCGAGGCCCGGATGATGGCGGCGTTCCGTCACCCGGGCGTGGTCGAGGTCTACGACTACGCGAGCGACGGCGACTACGAGGGCCCGGAGAAGGTCGCCTATCTGGTGATGGCCTTCGTGGAGGGCGAGCCGCTCTCCGCCCGGGTCAAGGAGGGCCCGCTCGGGGTCGCCGAGACCATGTCGATCGTGGCGCAGGCGGCCGACGCGCTGCACGCCGCCCACGAGAACGGGATCGTCCACCGCGACGTCAAGCCCGGCAACCTGATCGTGAAGCCGTCCGGCGCGGTGATCCTGGTCGACTTCGGCGTGGCCCGGTCGAACGCGATGACCAGCGTCACCGGTCTCAACGCGATCGTCGGCACCGCGCTCTACATGGCGCCGGAGCAGGTGGCCAAGGGCAACCTGACACCGGCCACCGACATCTACGCGCTGGGAGCGGTGGCCTACCACTGCATCGCCGGTGTGCCGCCGTTCGACGGCGACAACGCTCTCCAGGTGGCGCTGCGCCACCTGGAGGACGATGCGGAACCCCTGCCCGACCACGTTCCGTACGAGGTTCGTGACCTGATCGCCCGGGCGATGGCGAAGCAGCCGGCCGACCGGTTCCAGAGCGCCGCCGAGTTCGCCGAGGCGGCGTTCGCCGTGGCCGGGCCGATGGACTGGAAACGGCTCACCGGCACCACCCTGGCCGCCCCGATCAGCCCGGCCGCCCGGATGGGCACCGGGCAGTTCCCGGTCACCCGCATGGGGACGGGCCAGTTCCCGACCGCGCCGATCAGCCCGGCCACACCCCGGCCGGCGCCGATGCAGCGTGCCGTCCCGGCGCCGGTCCCGTTCTCCCGGCCGGGCTCCAAGGCGGCCCAGCCACCGGCGCAGCGTCTGCTGATGTTCGCGATCCTGGCCCTCTTCCTGGTGGCCGGCGGTATCGGCGTGGCGTTCGCGTTCAAGAGTGACCCGCCGGCCCAGGGCAGCACCGGCAAACAGAACCAGGGCAACCAGGCCGACCCGATCCTCCCGCCGCCGCCGAGCGCGGAGGACTCCCCGTCCGCGGTGGAGACCTCGGAGACCAGCTCCCGGCCGAACAAGACGAAGAAGACGTCGTCGAGCCGTTCGGCCAGCCCGTCGGCGGCCTCGCCGTCGGCATCGTCGTCGTCGCCGGATCCCACGGACCCGACGACCACCCCGTCGACCACGCCGCCGACCACCCCACCGACCACGCCGCCGACGACACCGACGACGGATCCGGTCACCGACCCGCCGGTGAACCCGGGCGGCTGA
- a CDS encoding STAS domain-containing protein has translation MTLSITTSTLADGAVEVSPRGEIDVENAYEIREAVAAQLSSGSPARIELNMRHVTFIDSVGISALVAAFQLAGVSGVKLVVTRPSRFAHRQLWVTGLLGLFGNPQPFDETVTA, from the coding sequence GTGACGCTGTCGATAACGACGTCGACGCTGGCCGACGGCGCGGTGGAGGTCTCCCCGCGAGGCGAGATCGATGTCGAGAACGCGTACGAGATCCGTGAGGCCGTGGCGGCTCAGCTGTCCTCCGGATCCCCTGCCCGGATCGAGCTCAACATGCGGCATGTGACCTTCATCGACTCGGTCGGCATCAGCGCCCTGGTGGCCGCGTTCCAGCTGGCCGGGGTCAGTGGGGTCAAGCTGGTGGTCACCCGGCCCAGCCGCTTCGCCCACCGGCAGCTCTGGGTCACCGGGCTGCTCGGCCTCTTCGGCAACCCACAGCCCTTCGACGAGACCGTCACCGCCTGA
- the surE gene encoding 5'/3'-nucleotidase SurE: MRILITNDDGIEAPGIRWLAHAVAHAGYDVVVAAPLSESSGSSASMTAVVKDGKIVSEQRELAGIKNIPAYGVAASPAYIVLLALRDAFGPAPDIVLSGINRGANAGAAVVHSGTVGACLTASHAGLHGLAVSLDVLTPAAATAASGGAAIAALDHLDDEQHHWGSAADLAVRLLPSLLHTPPGTIFNLNVPDLHVDGIRGLRQATLAGFGQVQMSIAEAGDGYVRTAVQAAEETPDPGTDLAALAENFAVVTPIRAPAEADVRINVGAVQVQTPAF; encoded by the coding sequence ATGCGCATTTTGATCACCAATGACGACGGCATCGAGGCACCCGGGATCCGCTGGCTGGCGCACGCGGTGGCACACGCCGGGTACGACGTGGTGGTGGCCGCACCGCTGAGCGAGTCCAGTGGTAGCAGCGCCTCGATGACCGCGGTCGTGAAGGACGGAAAGATCGTCTCGGAGCAGCGCGAGCTGGCCGGGATCAAGAACATCCCGGCGTACGGGGTGGCCGCCTCCCCCGCCTACATCGTCCTGCTGGCGCTGCGGGACGCCTTCGGGCCGGCGCCGGACATCGTGCTCTCCGGCATCAACCGGGGCGCCAACGCGGGCGCCGCCGTGGTGCACTCCGGCACGGTCGGGGCCTGCCTCACCGCCTCGCACGCCGGGTTGCACGGCCTGGCCGTCTCGCTCGACGTGCTGACCCCGGCGGCGGCCACCGCGGCCAGCGGCGGCGCCGCCATCGCCGCTCTCGACCACCTCGACGACGAGCAGCACCACTGGGGCAGCGCGGCCGACCTCGCGGTCCGCCTGCTGCCCTCGCTGCTGCACACCCCGCCCGGCACGATCTTCAACCTGAACGTCCCGGACCTGCACGTGGACGGCATCCGCGGACTACGGCAGGCGACCCTGGCGGGTTTCGGCCAGGTGCAGATGAGCATCGCCGAGGCGGGTGACGGCTATGTCCGGACCGCCGTGCAGGCCGCCGAGGAGACCCCGGACCCCGGCACCGACCTGGCCGCGCTCGCCGAGAACTTCGCCGTGGTCACCCCGATCCGGGCGCCCGCCGAGGCCGACGTCCGGATCAACGTCGGCGCCGTCCAGGTGCAGACGCCCGCCTTCTGA
- a CDS encoding 1-phosphofructokinase family hexose kinase: MRDMSDGRVMVFAPAPQLTVTIEQHHDEPELHVHPGGQGIWQTRMITSLGARVTLCAAAGGEVGRVLAPLLALPGVTLRLVMREHGSGWYVHDRRGGSRQEIAERPGTPLSRHELDELYNLTLAEGLRAGIAILSGPAHPSVIKPEVYGRLAADLRSNGCKVIADLCSRHLAAVLEAGITVLKISHEELIADGMAPDGSTGSLVKALIQLHENGAETVLVSRADEGALALFDGEIYTVALPRLTPAEHRGAGDSMTAGVAATLAHGGHIEEAVRTGAAAGALNVTRHGLGTGHVDAVRVLTERVRLTPIEKA, encoded by the coding sequence ATGCGAGACATGAGTGACGGGCGAGTCATGGTCTTCGCGCCGGCCCCACAGCTGACGGTGACCATCGAACAACACCACGACGAGCCCGAGCTGCACGTCCATCCGGGCGGCCAGGGCATCTGGCAGACCCGGATGATCACGTCGCTCGGGGCCCGGGTGACGCTCTGCGCGGCGGCCGGCGGCGAGGTGGGCCGGGTTCTGGCCCCGCTGCTGGCGCTGCCCGGCGTCACGCTACGGCTGGTCATGCGCGAGCACGGCAGCGGCTGGTACGTGCACGACCGGCGGGGCGGCAGCCGCCAGGAGATCGCCGAGCGTCCCGGCACCCCCCTGTCCCGGCACGAGCTGGACGAGCTCTACAACCTGACCCTCGCCGAGGGCCTGCGGGCCGGCATCGCCATCCTGAGCGGCCCGGCCCATCCCTCGGTGATCAAACCCGAGGTGTACGGCCGCCTCGCCGCCGATCTGCGGTCGAACGGCTGCAAGGTGATCGCCGACCTGTGCAGCCGCCATCTGGCCGCGGTGCTGGAGGCCGGCATCACCGTCCTCAAGATCAGCCACGAGGAGCTGATCGCCGACGGGATGGCACCGGACGGCAGCACCGGATCGCTGGTGAAGGCGCTCATCCAGCTGCACGAGAACGGCGCCGAGACGGTGCTGGTCTCCCGGGCCGACGAGGGCGCGCTGGCCCTCTTCGACGGGGAGATCTACACGGTGGCGCTGCCCCGGCTCACCCCCGCCGAACACCGGGGCGCCGGGGACTCGATGACGGCCGGGGTCGCCGCCACTCTGGCCCACGGGGGCCATATCGAGGAGGCTGTACGTACCGGGGCGGCGGCAGGGGCGCTGAACGTCACCCGGCACGGGCTCGGCACCGGGCACGTGGACGCGGTCCGGGTCCTCACCGAGCGGGTCCGGCTGACCCCGATAGAGAAGGCATAA
- a CDS encoding cation diffusion facilitator family transporter — protein sequence MGAGHDHGTRDLLTSGAGHRRRLWWAAGLLTVFMVVEAVAAGITGSLALLSDAGHMFTDVLAIAMTLAAITAAHRAGTDSRRTYGLYRLEVLAALANAALLTVVAGFVLVQAVQRFTDPPHVPAGWMLLVAVGGLLANLVAFALLRSGAKENIGVRGAYLEVLGDLLGSAGVIVAALIIWRTGWAYADPIVAVLVALMILPRTFALGRSAIRILVQAAPEHLDVARVRERLAAVPGVCDVHDLHVWTLTEGMDVASAHLRLDPQAELGTVLTAAREALHEDFRIDHATLQVEPAGAARDCTPVSW from the coding sequence ATGGGAGCCGGCCACGACCACGGAACCCGGGACCTGCTCACCAGCGGGGCCGGGCATCGACGGCGCCTCTGGTGGGCGGCCGGACTGCTGACCGTCTTCATGGTCGTCGAGGCGGTCGCGGCCGGGATCACCGGATCGCTGGCGCTGCTCTCCGACGCCGGGCACATGTTCACCGACGTGCTGGCGATCGCGATGACCCTGGCCGCGATCACCGCCGCGCACCGGGCCGGCACCGACTCGCGCCGCACCTACGGGCTCTACCGGCTGGAGGTGCTGGCCGCGCTCGCCAACGCGGCACTGCTCACCGTGGTGGCCGGGTTCGTCCTGGTGCAGGCGGTGCAGCGGTTCACCGATCCACCGCACGTGCCGGCCGGCTGGATGCTGCTGGTCGCGGTCGGCGGCCTGCTGGCGAACCTGGTGGCCTTCGCGCTGCTGCGCTCGGGGGCCAAGGAGAACATCGGGGTGCGCGGGGCGTACCTGGAGGTGCTCGGCGATCTGCTCGGGTCGGCCGGGGTCATCGTGGCGGCGCTGATCATCTGGCGCACCGGGTGGGCGTACGCGGACCCGATCGTCGCCGTCCTGGTGGCCCTCATGATCCTGCCGCGCACCTTCGCCCTGGGCCGCTCGGCGATCCGGATCCTGGTCCAGGCCGCCCCCGAGCACCTGGACGTGGCCCGGGTCCGGGAGCGGCTGGCCGCCGTGCCGGGCGTCTGCGACGTGCACGACCTGCACGTCTGGACGCTCACCGAGGGCATGGACGTGGCCTCCGCGCACCTGCGGCTGGACCCGCAGGCGGAGCTGGGCACGGTGCTCACCGCGGCGCGCGAGGCGCTGCACGAGGACTTCCGGATCGACCACGCCACGCTCCAGGTGGAGCCGGCCGGGGCGGCACGGGACTGCACGCCGGTCAGCTGGTAA
- a CDS encoding SMP-30/gluconolactonase/LRE family protein encodes MLRRTLANVLCLTACAVTVTAAPASAALTSPLPSTITLPSGFQPEGIAIGGKPYAYFGSRVDGDIYRADLRTGEGAVFSEGPGTASLGLKIDGGRLFVAGGAGGDARVIDLRTGRVLRSYQLQPVGSNTFINDVIVTEEAAWFTDSRNLVLFKVLLGRHGKLPEAATAVPLTGDIELLTGNNANGISETPDGRGLIIVQSNTGFLFRVTHSGVTSRIDVGDTLLTNGDGLWLRGRSLYVVQNRLNQIAEITLNRSGTAGTPVSVTTDPGFDVPTTIAEYRERFYLPNARFTTPPTPETAYDAVSVPIP; translated from the coding sequence GTGCTTCGACGTACCCTTGCGAACGTTCTCTGCCTCACCGCGTGTGCGGTGACCGTAACCGCCGCGCCCGCCTCGGCGGCCCTGACCAGCCCACTGCCCAGCACAATCACCCTGCCGAGCGGTTTCCAGCCGGAGGGGATCGCGATCGGCGGGAAGCCCTACGCCTACTTCGGCTCCCGCGTCGACGGCGACATCTACCGCGCCGACCTGCGGACCGGAGAAGGCGCCGTGTTCAGCGAGGGCCCGGGGACCGCCTCACTCGGCCTCAAGATCGACGGCGGCCGGCTCTTCGTGGCCGGCGGCGCGGGCGGCGACGCCCGGGTCATCGACCTGCGCACCGGCCGGGTCCTCAGGTCCTACCAGCTGCAACCGGTGGGCTCGAACACGTTCATCAACGACGTGATCGTCACCGAGGAGGCCGCCTGGTTCACCGACTCGCGCAACCTCGTGCTGTTCAAGGTGCTCCTCGGCCGGCACGGCAAACTGCCGGAGGCGGCCACCGCGGTCCCGCTCACCGGCGACATCGAGCTGCTGACCGGCAACAACGCCAACGGCATCAGCGAGACGCCGGACGGCCGCGGCCTGATCATCGTGCAGTCCAACACCGGATTCCTGTTCCGGGTCACCCACTCCGGCGTCACGTCACGCATCGACGTCGGAGACACGCTGCTCACCAACGGCGACGGCCTCTGGCTCCGCGGCCGCAGCCTCTACGTGGTGCAGAACCGGCTCAACCAGATCGCCGAGATCACGCTGAACCGGTCCGGGACGGCCGGGACCCCGGTGTCGGTGACCACCGACCCGGGCTTCGACGTGCCGACCACCATCGCCGAGTACCGCGAGCGCTTCTACCTGCCCAACGCCCGCTTCACCACCCCGCCGACCCCGGAGACCGCCTACGACGCGGTCTCCGTGCCGATTCCCTAG
- a CDS encoding HelD family protein, whose amino-acid sequence MSDTTVLQQEIAVEQQHVDRVYARLVELRRDASRAEKEGYRLAGVGTFGALVERDAMVFHAARRRHALDTEYEGLVFGRLDLKAGATHYVGRMGIRDDGSKPLVVDWRAPAAAAFYRATAAEPLGVVRRRMIQSSRERVIGIEDDLLDPDAAPDGMRVVGDGALLASLAKATGRGMRDIVATIQREQDEAIRSPASGVTIVTGGPGTGKTAVALHRAAYLLYSDRSRFAGGGILVVGPSGVFVEYIATVLPSLGEETATLRSLGSLVPGYDATRVDSGEVAAIKGSLRMRRVLERASHDAVPGAPTELRLLYRGTLLRLDAQALDQIRRKVLQRGARRNEVRGHGFDRVFDALWAQAREARVSGLPEKKEFESELADRTDFREFLKAWWPRFTPMRVLRWLADPRRLRAYANGLLSRDEITALQGSFDALGEHGPTISDVALLDELDELMGRPRQPQRKSKNPFHVRDGIQEVSTFADRQAAARAQQVRREEDYREFAHVVVDESQDVTPMQWRMIGRRGQYASWTIVGDPAQTAWSGDLDELDRARERALGTRTRNSYALTTNYRNSSEIFEVAARVIRTIMPDLPLPSAVRSTGVEPADVSVTIGGLPEAVRELTEKQLAEVDGTIGVIMPVPRHDEVAGWVAGLPERVQVVTALEAKGMEYDAVVLVEPSQIATDPAGVRTLYVALSRATQRLTTVGTSPGWLP is encoded by the coding sequence TTGAGCGACACCACCGTCCTGCAACAGGAGATCGCGGTCGAGCAGCAGCACGTCGACCGCGTCTACGCCCGCCTCGTCGAACTGCGCCGGGACGCCTCCCGTGCCGAGAAGGAGGGCTACCGCCTGGCCGGGGTGGGCACCTTCGGGGCCCTGGTGGAGCGTGACGCGATGGTCTTTCACGCGGCCCGCCGCCGGCACGCCCTCGACACGGAGTACGAGGGGCTCGTCTTCGGCCGACTCGACCTGAAGGCCGGCGCCACCCACTACGTGGGCCGGATGGGCATCCGGGACGACGGCTCGAAGCCGCTGGTGGTGGACTGGCGGGCGCCGGCCGCGGCGGCGTTCTACCGGGCCACCGCGGCGGAGCCGCTCGGCGTGGTCCGGCGCCGCATGATCCAGTCCAGCCGGGAGAGGGTCATCGGCATCGAGGACGACCTCCTCGATCCGGACGCGGCCCCCGACGGCATGCGTGTGGTCGGTGACGGCGCGCTGCTGGCCAGCCTGGCGAAGGCGACCGGCCGAGGGATGCGGGACATCGTCGCCACCATCCAGCGCGAGCAGGACGAGGCGATCCGCTCCCCCGCCTCCGGTGTGACGATCGTGACCGGCGGACCGGGCACCGGAAAGACCGCGGTGGCACTGCACCGGGCGGCCTACCTGCTGTACTCGGACCGCAGCCGGTTCGCGGGCGGCGGCATCCTGGTGGTGGGCCCGTCGGGCGTCTTCGTGGAGTACATCGCGACCGTCCTGCCGTCGCTCGGCGAGGAGACGGCGACGCTGCGCTCGCTCGGCTCGCTGGTGCCCGGCTACGACGCCACCCGGGTCGACTCCGGCGAGGTGGCCGCGATCAAGGGTTCGCTGCGGATGCGGCGGGTGCTGGAGCGGGCCTCGCACGACGCGGTGCCGGGGGCGCCGACCGAGCTGCGCCTGCTCTACCGGGGCACGCTGCTGCGGCTGGACGCGCAGGCGCTGGACCAGATCCGGCGCAAGGTGCTGCAACGCGGGGCACGGCGCAACGAGGTCCGCGGGCACGGCTTCGACCGGGTCTTCGACGCGCTCTGGGCGCAGGCCCGGGAGGCGCGGGTGAGCGGGCTGCCGGAGAAGAAGGAGTTCGAGTCGGAGCTGGCCGACCGCACCGACTTCCGGGAGTTCCTGAAGGCGTGGTGGCCGCGGTTCACCCCGATGCGGGTGCTGCGCTGGCTGGCCGACCCGAGACGGCTCCGGGCGTACGCGAACGGGCTCCTCTCCCGGGACGAGATCACCGCGTTGCAGGGCTCGTTCGACGCGCTGGGCGAGCACGGGCCGACGATCTCCGACGTGGCGCTGCTGGACGAGCTGGACGAGCTGATGGGCCGTCCCCGGCAGCCGCAGCGGAAGTCGAAGAACCCGTTCCACGTCCGGGACGGGATCCAGGAGGTCAGCACGTTCGCCGACCGGCAGGCGGCGGCCCGCGCCCAGCAGGTGCGGCGCGAGGAGGACTACCGGGAGTTCGCGCACGTGGTCGTCGACGAGTCGCAGGACGTGACGCCGATGCAGTGGCGCATGATCGGGCGGCGCGGGCAGTACGCGTCCTGGACGATCGTCGGCGACCCGGCGCAGACCGCGTGGTCCGGCGACCTGGACGAGCTGGACCGGGCCCGTGAACGGGCGCTGGGCACCCGCACGCGCAACAGCTACGCGCTGACCACGAACTACCGGAACTCGTCGGAGATCTTCGAGGTGGCGGCGCGCGTCATCCGTACGATCATGCCGGATCTGCCGTTGCCCTCCGCGGTGCGCAGCACCGGCGTCGAACCGGCCGATGTGTCGGTGACCATCGGCGGTCTTCCGGAGGCGGTGCGGGAGCTGACCGAGAAGCAGCTCGCCGAGGTGGACGGCACGATCGGCGTGATCATGCCGGTGCCGCGGCACGACGAGGTGGCCGGCTGGGTGGCCGGGCTGCCGGAGCGGGTCCAGGTGGTGACCGCGCTGGAGGCCAAGGGCATGGAGTACGACGCGGTCGTGCTGGTCGAGCCGTCGCAGATCGCGACCGACCCGGCCGGGGTCCGCACCCTCTACGTGGCCCTGTCCCGCGCGACGCAGCGGCTGACCACCGTGGGCACGAGCCCCGGCTGGCTCCCCTAG
- a CDS encoding alpha/beta fold hydrolase — protein sequence MQTRSEITTTDGVKLHVSISGPQDAQVTVVLAHGWCLDRRTWMHQITALAGMGRRAPRVIAFDTRGHGRSGATRLREATLARLGDDMAEVIRRCAPTGPVVLAGHSMGGMTIMEYAHRHPGEFAARVAGLLLVSTTAEGHTHTRYGLPVSLANVLRAGETFGAGLLARSGTWRPHRAVLPALRPALRWLLFGDDCAEEAMLLTMRSLGRAPLRSIGGFRESIGAQLRLDTLAELSGMPTTVLVGDRDRLTPPACAESIAGALTGAELTVLAGAGHMLPLERPAEVSEALVAIVRRAARDAKRARRALTRPSRCSRAA from the coding sequence ATGCAGACGCGTTCCGAGATCACCACGACCGACGGCGTCAAGCTGCATGTGTCGATCTCCGGCCCCCAGGACGCCCAGGTCACCGTGGTGCTGGCGCATGGCTGGTGCCTCGACCGCCGGACCTGGATGCACCAGATCACCGCTCTCGCCGGAATGGGCCGCCGGGCTCCACGGGTGATCGCCTTCGACACCCGCGGCCACGGCCGCTCCGGCGCCACCCGGTTGCGCGAGGCCACGCTGGCCCGGCTCGGCGACGACATGGCCGAGGTGATTCGCCGCTGCGCGCCAACCGGCCCGGTCGTTCTGGCCGGGCATTCGATGGGTGGGATGACGATCATGGAGTACGCCCACCGCCATCCCGGTGAGTTCGCCGCGCGGGTGGCCGGCCTGCTCCTGGTCTCGACCACCGCCGAGGGCCACACCCACACCCGGTACGGGCTACCCGTCAGCCTGGCCAACGTGCTGCGGGCCGGTGAGACCTTCGGGGCGGGGCTGCTCGCCCGCTCCGGCACCTGGCGCCCGCACCGGGCCGTGCTGCCTGCCCTGCGGCCGGCCCTGCGCTGGCTGCTCTTCGGTGACGACTGCGCCGAGGAGGCCATGCTGCTGACCATGCGCAGCCTGGGCCGGGCGCCGCTGCGGTCGATCGGCGGCTTCCGCGAGTCGATCGGCGCCCAACTGCGGCTGGACACGCTGGCCGAGCTGAGCGGGATGCCGACCACCGTGCTGGTCGGCGACCGGGACCGGCTCACCCCGCCGGCCTGCGCGGAGTCGATCGCCGGGGCGCTCACCGGGGCCGAGCTGACCGTGCTGGCCGGGGCCGGGCACATGCTCCCGCTGGAGCGGCCGGCGGAGGTGTCGGAGGCGCTGGTCGCGATCGTCCGCCGGGCCGCCCGGGACGCCAAGCGGGCCCGTCGCGCGCTGACGCGCCCGAGCCGCTGCTCCCGCGCCGCCTAA